GCCCATAGCGTTCAATGGCTTCCACGAGCGCTTCGGGCAGCTCTATATCCGTGTGGCGCTCCTTTTGCCCCGCAATATGGACGCCTAGCGCGGATAGGCGCGCGGCATGCGCCGCCAGGCGGGTGGAGAAGTCAGGCGCCAGAAGCTCCGGCTTCAGCGCCAGGATGAAGAGACCGGCACCGAGCGATCGATTGCCTTCCGCGAAGGGCGGCGCGTCGAGCGACCAGTTCGCGCCCGTCAGACCGGCGGCCAGGATCTCGACCATCAAAGCGATGTTGGCGCCGCGTTCGCCACCGAATGCGAGAAGCGCACCCTTGAGAGCCGCTCGGGCATCGGTCGTCGGCTGGCCGTCCACGCCGATAGCCCAACCAGCTGGAATGGCTTCACCGGCTTCCGCGGCACGCCTTACATTGACGAAAGCAGTCGCGCTGGAGGACTGGTCGATGACGAGCGGCGGCGCGCCCGCCATCGGGGCGGCGAAGGATATGGGGTTCGTGCCGTAGACCGCCCGGCGGCTTCGGCCGGCAGCGACATTGGCCGGCCCGTTGGTCGCGGCAAACGCCACGAGCCCAGCCTCGGCGAGGCGCCGCGTATAATAACCCAGCTCCCCGGCTGAGAAGCTGTTCGTCTGCAGGAGAAGGACAAGGCCATAGCTGGCTGCGCGCGCCCGCAACTCGTCGAAGGCCCGATCGAAGCCGAGCTGGGCGATGCCCTCCCTGGCATCGATGCGGATAGCAGCGAGCGCCGGAAAGCTGATCTCGGGTTCGGCAGTCGCCACGATGCGCCCCGCTATGAGGCCGTCGAGATAGTCGGGCAGATGTGCGAATCCGACGGCAGAACGTCCGGATAGCTCCGCAGCGATTGTCGCAGCAGTCAGAGAAGCGGCGACCGCATCGTTCGCTCCCACGGCGGTCAGAGCTCGATACGCCAGACTGCGCGCATCCTCGATCGCCAACCGCATTGACCTATCCCCACGCGTCGACATTGCCGGGCCCACAAACCCGAGCTTGAGCCAATATTTGCTTAATGAGCAGGCCCCGCTAGGGCACTCGTTGCGGCCGACTGTCCAAGCATTTGATGGAATCGCATCGCGCTGCTCGCGCTACGAATCCCCGCCTGGCGCATA
This sequence is a window from Bosea vestrisii. Protein-coding genes within it:
- a CDS encoding Ldh family oxidoreductase; this translates as MSTRGDRSMRLAIEDARSLAYRALTAVGANDAVAASLTAATIAAELSGRSAVGFAHLPDYLDGLIAGRIVATAEPEISFPALAAIRIDAREGIAQLGFDRAFDELRARAASYGLVLLLQTNSFSAGELGYYTRRLAEAGLVAFAATNGPANVAAGRSRRAVYGTNPISFAAPMAGAPPLVIDQSSSATAFVNVRRAAEAGEAIPAGWAIGVDGQPTTDARAALKGALLAFGGERGANIALMVEILAAGLTGANWSLDAPPFAEGNRSLGAGLFILALKPELLAPDFSTRLAAHAARLSALGVHIAGQKERHTDIELPEALVEAIERYGRK